tttattaatgggTAATTTATTGGTtgtagttttatttttttgaattaaaaattggatTGTCCAAGTATTGTTGAGATTGTTGCGATTGGTGAGattgttgctgttgctgttgctgctgctgtttgtttttttaaattgtttttgtAGATGAGtcaaagaataaattttatgtTGAGCTTTTGAAATTGtctttgataaattatcatttgcTAATATTTGAGATTgtgaaattaaagatttattttcattattatttgatgtattattgctatttgTGATATTATTGGTAATATTAGTAGTATTAGCATTAGTATTAGTAGTATTGATGGTTGTTAGAGAAGAAAgtgtagaattattaaaattatttggatttgtATGACAACTTGCATTACAATTCGAACTACAAGCTGTATTAGTACTACAATTTGTAATACATTTTtctaatcttttaatttcaaaattttctaataattcgaaatttgataataatttttgtaagATTGCATCAATTTTGTCTCTATTTGTGAAAAACCTTAACCAATTTGGTAAACATTTATCATTACCAGTTAAATTCTCTGGAATATCAAATTGGAAATATCtatttaatgaagaagGTGAATAATGGATTTGATCTTTTTTGAAAGATCTAATGAACATATTATTGCTTCCTCTCGTGGAacttaaatttaaatttaaacttgaatttgaattagataaagttgttgaatttgtagatgataaattattcaaattattgagattaattttcaaattaaaatttctatTCATTTTCTTAGGTTTTGGTATAATTTTAGTTGTGgttgaattagaattagaattagaagtAGAAGTTAAATTAGGATGTGAATTGCTTGAAGTAGTTAAGGGCACGCTTGAATGTGTCAAAGAAGATAAAACAGAAGTAGAAAGTGTTGTTTTATGGGCTGATGTAGTGTTGctgttattattcttattagtagtagtattagtattagtattagATAGAAAAGGCAAATGCAGCGTACTTGAACTTGTAGTgttactactactactgcTTGGTAAAATAGGAGTagttgaattaaaatttgtcaatataaataaatttaaatttaatgaaggCAGATTTGAAACATCAAAATtcttataataaaattctttaaattttgtaatgaaataaaatgtagataatttacaattcgatttattactaaaattatcgaaaaataaaaaacattttGCCAacttaattaaatttagcaaattagaaatatttttctctgaatctattgttattgttgtttttaataatttttgaaaatcaaaAGCAGGTCTTTTAATTAATGTCGTTGGTAACGATAAATGAACcacatttaaattattaaaacaatttattatggaagaagaagagaTCAGATGATTATGAGTTAAATCGAATAAAAGATATGTATTTGGTAAAGAAGATGAATCATTTGTTGATATTAGTTGATACAAATCGTTACAATCTTGGACATCTATCAAATGATAGTCCAATAGGGACAAATCCACAGTTTCCACTCGTGATATGAAATTGTTGTTTGGGCATAGCATAGAATGTAATTTATCGGTAAGAGTCAACGCAGTATTTGCTGATGTCATTGAGATTGAAccttttatatttgaagttGTTGATATGATTgaatttttgatttgattatGTGTATCCCTCGGATGGATTTTCTTCCCAACGTCATTTTGTGTGGTACTGGAATCGGAATTGTTTGTTGTTGTAGACGGATGATGCTGAGTGGGAGTATTCTCACATCGATCAATAGTAGTGGTGGCCATTATTAAAGGGGTATAAGAGTAATCAGATGAGAACGTAGAGGCATCAGATACAATAAGCAAACACTCTTCTAAAGtttaatttgatttgatttgatttgaaACAAACAGCAGggataaagaaaaataataataaaaaaaaatataaatgaataaaaatctATAACTTTTGGACAACAACTTcacaaaaacaaaaacacaGCACGAGAAAAGTCCCTTAGATTCAAATTAAACTATATTCAGACCAAAAGTTTATTATCGAACgaacaaacaaacaaacaaatagTGGTGTAACAAAAGCAAAAATGTAACACTAGCAAACCAAAGTTGTAATAGCAAACCAAATTGTACTTAGCAAACAATAAAGCAAGCTGTCACAGCTTAATGCGTAGAACCAAAAAAATGTTATAAAGTGAGGAGAgtgtttaaataatttcaatacaCACAATGAGTACTGTAACGGGACCTGGCACAAGAGATCTTGCAGAGTTTAGTAAACTTAAACCTGGGCAAACGTCACTTATAGGCAAATGtttattctattaataGCCGTCGCAATGCAACACGACACAAACGAGAAGAATTATAAGTATCACCAGTTACTGGATTAATCGATGGCAACCTgaaaattaacaaattgacttgaaaaaaattgaagcCCAATGTTTTACGTACGTTTCGTCGTTCTTTGTTCTACGTTCTTCGTCGGctgtaaaaataaaatatccaaagccttttttttcttttaaaatttcttaattaGATATATCCTTTGTCAAATGAAATCGTCattgaatatgaaaatgGTAAATCCTTACCTTATCAAAGGTTTAtgatataattgaaataaaatatttcatgaTTCGTTGCCAAATCACGCGCTTGTATGGATCCGGACACTCCCCGGGCTCCCTTTTcctttttcctttttcctttttcttttcatttttttttttagaatgCAGGCTGAGCCAAGGAAtaggaaaaagaaattaacaatcaaaaagaaaaaaaattaaaaaaatacatatataaaagagGAGTCTATTTTTGTGCCCGGGTAATGTTCCCCagtataatttttttcggATTTCTACTATTGGAAACGATATTACCAGATATAGTAAAGCGCCAGGGGTGCAACGCGTCAGGGTTTATTTCCCCTTTAGGTACGGACCGTTTTGCCTTCCTATTTCTCCGTCTCAATTTCGCGTCTGGCACGTGCCACAAAAAATAGAATGACATATCGGGAAACTAAATGtactaaatatatttcttccAGAGGAAAAAAGGTGCACGGATGGAGAAGTATCTGCATCCGGAAATGTTAAGATATCGCCTGATTAAGGATACTTCGCCAATAAGGAATGTGTTCCGAATTAGGAAGTGGTGTGAGCAAAGTACTGTGTTTCCGTTT
The window above is part of the Henningerozyma blattae CBS 6284 chromosome 2, complete genome genome. Proteins encoded here:
- the PTP2 gene encoding tyrosine protein phosphatase PTP2 (similar to Saccharomyces cerevisiae PTP2 (YOR208W); ancestral locus Anc_8.623), translated to MATTTIDRCENTPTQHHPSTTTNNSDSSTTQNDVGKKIHPRDTHNQIKNSIISTTSNIKGSISMTSANTALTLTDKLHSMLCPNNNFISRVETVDLSLLDYHLIDVQDCNDLYQLISTNDSSSLPNTYLLFDLTHNHLISSSSIINCFNNLNVVHLSLPTTLIKRPAFDFQKLLKTTITIDSEKNISNLLNLIKLAKCFLFFDNFSNKSNCKLSTFYFITKFKEFYYKNFDVSNLPSLNLNLFILTNFNSTTPILPSSSSSNTTSSSTLHLPFLSNTNTNTTTNKNNNSNTTSAHKTTLSTSVLSSLTHSSVPLTTSSNSHPNLTSTSNSNSNSTTTKIIPKPKKMNRNFNLKINLNNLNNLSSTNSTTLSNSNSSLNLNLSSTRGSNNMFIRSFKKDQIHYSPSSLNRYFQFDIPENLTGNDKCLPNWLRFFTNRDKIDAILQKLLSNFELLENFEIKRLEKCITNCSTNTACSSNCNASCHTNPNNFNNSTLSSLTTINTTNTNANTTNITNNITNSNNTSNNNENKSLISQSQILANDNLSKTISKAQHKIYSLTHLQKQFKKTNSSSNSNSNNLTNRNNLNNTWTIQFLIQKNKTTTNKLPINKNLKISIPNVVPNIPKISLELTNTKLREINTSSPNTFNYNSNLLSATSTSSLSSADSDSLLTPINNYEINKGITSYNKNRYTNILPFEHTRVKLQPSPILYSSNDNFSRNPSTTNPPTPVNNILFPMSQSDIQTPPDLLNNNATSYFTGNDIDLLNLQNVHRSMELQKKLTPPNENENDNKNVNNNSNNIDTNNNIVISPIDSNLNTNSTASPTTPTTDLTATSMNGYSINENTLNLDDYFNANYLNLNRINPDFTYIATQAPLPSTMDDFWKVVISNEIKVIISLNSYDELNLKKWDIYWNEQCTKRYCIKIIHIFENIFDSNGCILRIFKITKNNKSSIVYQIHYTKWMDSCGIDIKDIFVLFQIKNALLNYPELSFDYLKNNCQNPNALTDLLKNLPESMMENNSSQPLLSIKQKSPLLVHCSAGCGRTGVFITLDFLFNIFKADSLHINSHNKIDVWNMEQDLIFIIINELRKQRLSMVQNLTQYITCYESILEYFALLKEDGFITSFTS